A region of Lagenorhynchus albirostris chromosome 20, mLagAlb1.1, whole genome shotgun sequence DNA encodes the following proteins:
- the ZBTB4 gene encoding zinc finger and BTB domain-containing protein 4 has translation MPPPAEVTDPSHAPAVLRQLNEQRLRGLFCDVTLIAGDTKFPAHRSVLAASSPFFREALLASAPLPLPPITGGSAPNPASTTASSSSSSSSSSPPPPSPPASSPPRVLELPGVPAAAFSDVLNFIYSARLALPGGGGDGAAVAEIGALGRRLGISRLQGLGEGGDAWAPPAPAPMATSQPEEDNFGPGPRPAGEWEGDRAEAQAPDSQPPLPRRPLPCPRCGKSFIHPKRLQTHEAQCRRGASTRGSAGLGAGGSGPSGPSGVDASALPPPVGFRGGPEHVVKVVGGHVLYVCAACERSYVTLSSLKRHSNVHSWRRKYPCRYCEKVFALAEYRTKHEVWHTGERRYQCIFCWETFVTYYNLKTHQRAFHGISPGLLASEKTPNGGYKPKLNTLKLYRLLPMRAAKRPYKTYSQGAPEAPLSPSLNTPAPAAMPASPPPGPPPAPEPGPPPSVITFAHPAPSVIVHGGSTSGGAGSGPASTGGAQAASVITYTAPPRPPKKREYPPPPPVPAAAPASPAPAGSPATATEEAKGRNPRATRTLTYTAKPAGGLGGGGGPPAGPGRGPSQLQAPPPLCQITVRIGEEAIVKRRISETDLRPGELSGEEMEESEEEDEEEDEEEDEEDEEDEEESKAGGEDQLWRPYYSYKPKRKAGAAGPGSSGGGGMPRGRRPPRWRQKLERRSWEETPAAEGPAGRARGERRHRCGDCAQTFATLRRLRKHQEAHGGGSHNSRAGRKPSTRFACPHCAKVCKTAAALSRHGQRHAAERPGGTPTPVIAYSKGCVGTRAGDVKEEAPQEMQVSSSSGEAGGGSAAAEEASKTASLQDPVISGGEEPSVVAGGGTYAYPPVQEFPLALIGSGRESGSGRGKAGSEGPVGAGRGDRMEGMGAAKVTFYPEPYPLVYGPQLLAAYPYNFSNLAALPVALNMVLPDEKGGGALPFLPGVFGYAVNPQAAPPTPPTPPPPTLPPPVPPKGEGERAGVERTQKGDVG, from the exons ATGCCCCCCCCAGCAGAGGTGACAGACCCGTCCCATGCCCCTGCCGTCCTGCGCCAGCTCAATGAGCAGCGGCTCCGTGGCCTCTTCTGTGACGTCACCCTCATAGCCGGAGACACCAAgttccctgctcaccgcagcgtCCTGGCTGCTTCTAGTCCCTTCTTCAGAGAGGCCCTGCTCGCTTCAGCCCCACTGCCCCTCCCACCAATTACTGGGGGCTCTGCCCCCAACCCTGCCTCCACCAcagcttcttcctcctcctcctcgtcctcttcctctccccctccaccctcacctcccGCTTCATCCCCACCCCGGGTCCTGGAGCTGCCAGGGGTCCCAGCAGCTGCCTTCTCTGATGTCCTCAATTTCATCTACAGTGCCCGGCTGGCACTACCTGGTGGTGGAGGGGACGGGGCAGCTGTGGCAGAGATCGGCGCTCTGGGGCGGCGTCTGGGCATCTCCCGcctgcagggcctgggggagggaggtgatgCCTGGgcacctcctgccccagcccccatgGCCACCTCGCAGCCTGAAGAAGACAACTTCGGGCCTGGGCCTAGGCCAGCCGGGGAGTGGGAGGGTGACAGGGCTGAGGCCCAGGCCCCTGACTCACAGCCTCCCCTGCCCCGgcggcccctcccctgcccccgatGTGGGAAAAGCTTCATCCATCCCAAGCGGCTGCAGACCCATGAGGCACAGTGTCGTAGGGGGGCCAGCACTCGGGGGTCTGCAGGGCTGGGAGCCGGGGGCTCTGGCCCCAGTGGCCCTTCAGGAGTGGACgcctcagccctgcccccaccagTGGGCTTCCGAGGTGGTCCCGAGCACGTGGTGAAGGTGGTGGGCGGCCACGTGCTGTACGTGTGCGCGGCCTGTGAGCGTTCCTACGTGACCCTGTCCAGCCTGAAGCGGCACAGCAATGTACACTCGTGGCGGAGGAAGTACCCCTGCCGCTACTGTGAGAAGGTGTTCGCCCTGGCTGAGTACCGTACCAAGCACGAGGTGTGGCACACCGGGGAACGCAG GTACCAGTGCATCTTCTGCTGGGAGACCTTTGTCACCTACTATAACCTGAAGACCCACCAGCGAGCCTTCCATGGCATTAGCCCGGGCCTCCTAGCCAGTGAGAAGACGCCCAATGGAGGCTATAAGCCCAAGCTCAATACCCTCAAGCTGTACCGCCTGCTCCCCATGCGGGCGGCCAAGCGGCCCTACAAGACCTACAGCCAGGGAGCCCCCGAGGCCCCCCTTTCTCCGAGCCTCAACACTCCGGCCCCTGCGGCAATGCCGGCCAGCCCACCACCCggacccccacctgccccagagcCTGGCCCCCCACCGTCTGTCATCACTTTTGCCCACCCAGCTCCCTCTGTCATTGTACACGGGGGTAGCACCAGTGGTGGAGCAGGGAGTGGGCCGGCCAGCACAGGGGGGGCCCAAGCTGCCTCAGTCATCACTTACACTGCTCCGCCACGGCCCCCCAAAAAACGTGAGtacccacctcctccccctgTGCCTGCAGCTGCCccagccagcccagccccagccgGCAGCCCAGCCACAGCCACGGAGGAGGCCAAGGGCCGGAACCCACGGGCCACAAGGACTCTGACCTACACGGCCAAGCCAGCTGGTGGgcttggtgggggcgggggtccCCCTGCAGGGCCTGGCCGGGGTCCCTCTCAGCTGCAGGCTCCACCTCCACTGTGTCAGATCACTGTACGAATCGGTGAGGAGGCTATTGTCAAGCGCCGCATCTCAGAAACTGACCTGCGTCCCGGGGAGCTGAGCGgagaggagatggaggagagcgaggaggaggatgaagaggaggacgaggaggaggacgaggaggatgaggaggacgaggaggagtcGAAGGCTGGCGGGGAGGACCAGCTCTGGAGGCCCTACTACTCGTACAAGCCCAAGCGCAAGGCTGGAGCCGCAGGCCCGGGCAGCAGCGGGGGTGGCGGGATGCCCAGAGGCCGCCGGCCGCCTCGCTGGAGACAGAAGCTGGAACggaggagctgggaggagacCCCGGCGGCCGAGGGCCCCGCAGGGCGTGCCCGTGGCGAGCGGAGGCACCGCTGCGGGGACTGTGCCCAGACATTTGCCACCCTGAGGAGGCTGCGCAAGCACCAGGAGGCCCACGGCGGGGGCTCCCACAACTCTCGGGCTGGACGGAAGCCTTCCACCCGCTTCGCCTGCCCTCACTGCGCCAAGGTGTGCAAGACGGCAGCCGCCCTGAGCCGCCACGGGCAGAGGCATGCTGCCGAGCGGCCCGGGGGTACCCCCACGCCTGTCATTGCCTACTCCAAGGGCTGCGTTGGCACCCGAGCCGGGGACGTCAAGGAGGAGGCTCCCCAAGAGATGCAAGTCTCCTCATCCAGCGGGGAGGCGGGTGGCGGGAGCGCTGCTGCTGAGGAAGCTTCCAAAACCGCCTCGCTCCAGGACCCTGTCATCTCAGGGGGGGAGGAGCCCTCAGTGGTGGCAGGAGGGGGTACCTATGCATACCCACCTGTGCAGGAATTTCCACTGGCTCTGATCGGGAGCGGCCGGGAATCTGGCAGTGGCAGGGGAAAAGCTGGGAGTGAGGGGCCAGTGGGGGCTGGGCGGGGGGACCGGATGGAGGGGATGGGGGCTGCCAAAGTCACCTTCTACCCTGAGCCCTACCCACTCGTCTATGGGCCCCAGCTTCTTGCCGCCTACCCTTACAACTTCAGCAACTTGGCCGCTCTCCCAGTTGCTCTTAACATGGTCCTACCTGATGAGAAGGGTGGGGGGGCCCTTCCCTTCCTACCAGGGGTCTTTGGCTACGCAGTCAACCCTCAAGCAGCACCCCCTACCCCCCCAACTCCACCGCCCCCAACTCTCCCTCCACCAGTCCCCCCtaagggagaaggggaaagggcaggggttGAAAGAACCCAGAAGGGAGATGTGGGGTGA